A region from the uncultured Draconibacterium sp. genome encodes:
- a CDS encoding GFA family protein, whose translation MGSCLYKGIKFKVTGDFESFYLCHCRYCRKNTGSAHAANLFSTTAKLEWIKTETEIKTYQPHKSNHVKAFCTNCGSALPNLQMDGKLLIVPAGCLDTNLEKRPDAHIFISNKASWDDSLEEINKFGRLPE comes from the coding sequence TTGGGTTCTTGTTTATACAAAGGAATTAAATTTAAAGTTACAGGTGACTTTGAAAGTTTTTATTTATGTCATTGCAGATATTGTAGGAAAAATACAGGGTCTGCACATGCTGCAAATTTATTTTCTACAACAGCTAAACTAGAATGGATAAAAACAGAAACTGAAATTAAAACATATCAACCACATAAGAGTAATCATGTGAAAGCTTTTTGTACAAATTGTGGTTCAGCTCTGCCTAATTTACAAATGGATGGTAAGCTTTTGATAGTTCCAGCAGGATGTTTAGATACAAATCTAGAAAAACGACCTGATGCACATATTTTTATCTCAAACAAAGCAAGTTGGGATGATTCGTTGGAAGAAATAAATAAATTTGGACGCTTACCAGAATAA